Proteins encoded within one genomic window of Nitrospirota bacterium:
- a CDS encoding PIN domain-containing protein produces the protein MALKVSSDFKNWKHARLLLDTSALLKLIAPDLNEPGTQNLRAYIEAGIAVHTCDYCIGEFLGIMKRKWLSKNDPKKVSIDGYLLSINRLQNKIAKNRLHVHQLSLPKYYDKSLAIVKKYNIDMIDSMLLLYFQDSQDLDLFVTADGELTKAAHDFKLLCWNLIDAPEPPN, from the coding sequence ATGGCACTAAAGGTATCAAGCGATTTCAAGAACTGGAAACATGCAAGATTATTATTAGATACATCTGCTTTGTTGAAGCTGATTGCCCCCGATTTAAATGAACCTGGCACTCAAAACCTGAGAGCTTACATTGAAGCTGGGATAGCTGTTCATACCTGTGATTATTGTATTGGTGAATTTCTTGGTATTATGAAAAGGAAATGGCTATCAAAGAATGATCCGAAGAAAGTTTCCATAGACGGATACTTGTTGTCAATCAATAGACTACAAAATAAGATAGCAAAAAATAGATTACATGTTCATCAACTCTCTCTGCCCAAGTATTATGACAAATCTCTTGCGATAGTGAAAAAATATAACATAGATATGATTGATTCGATGTTATTATTGTATTTCCAAGACTCTCAAGATCTCGATTTATTTGTAACTGCTGATGGAGAACTCACGAAGGCGGCACATGATTTCAAGTTATTATGCTGGAACTTAATAGATGCCCCAGAACCGCCAAACTAA
- a CDS encoding BrnT family toxin produces MKVTFEWDDIKAKANFKKHKVNFDEGKTIFNDPFLFTFPDNEHSTKEERHINIGLSAHGRILILTHTERQGKIRIISCRKATTCERRFYEEGSF; encoded by the coding sequence ATGAAAGTCACATTTGAATGGGATGATATTAAAGCAAAAGCCAATTTCAAGAAGCATAAAGTAAACTTTGATGAAGGCAAAACTATCTTTAATGACCCATTCCTATTTACGTTTCCGGATAATGAGCATTCCACAAAAGAAGAACGTCATATAAACATTGGACTTTCTGCACATGGGCGTATTTTAATTTTGACTCATACTGAACGGCAAGGTAAAATACGTATTATCAGTTGCAGGAAAGCAACAACGTGTGAAAGGAGATTTTATGAAGAAGGCAGTTTCTAA
- a CDS encoding redoxin domain-containing protein — MKKAKPLILILLLSFLLLNTPAYAINIAVGEEAPDFILKSLTGEFVSLNEYRGKIVVLVYWNPEQKRSFLALKDGQYLFSNYKQKGVQVLSIIPESEDYTDARKILADNGIEFPVLIDKDRKVFGIYEVRVYPSTLIINKDGKVAYNIPGHSLSYKFTTEGYLKFMLGEIREEGLSDMLNPLKEGIDESAVAAERNYNLALNFAEAGLIDLAISTAKKSLDAKPDFLKSNILIGFLSLRTNDADSAVQEFNKALEIDPLSHDAKTGLGEALIVKGDLDKAIKILSDTTQGSPNPQRTSYELGKAYELKGEQDRAIEMYRKAFEEANKGNVLPRRVVGCK, encoded by the coding sequence ATGAAAAAAGCTAAGCCGCTCATTTTAATCCTGCTGCTGTCGTTCTTATTATTAAACACACCAGCCTACGCTATCAATATAGCCGTAGGAGAAGAGGCCCCTGATTTTATATTAAAGTCTTTGACCGGGGAGTTTGTTTCGCTGAATGAATACCGCGGGAAGATAGTGGTGCTTGTTTACTGGAACCCGGAGCAGAAACGTTCCTTTCTGGCGCTTAAAGACGGCCAGTACCTTTTCAGCAACTACAAGCAGAAGGGCGTGCAGGTCCTGAGCATAATCCCTGAATCTGAGGATTATACAGATGCCCGCAAGATACTTGCGGATAATGGAATTGAGTTTCCTGTGCTGATAGATAAGGATAGAAAGGTATTCGGGATATACGAGGTCAGGGTCTATCCCTCAACGCTGATCATTAACAAGGACGGCAAGGTTGCATATAACATTCCGGGGCACTCGCTCTCTTATAAATTTACAACTGAGGGATATCTCAAATTCATGCTCGGCGAGATCAGGGAAGAGGGTTTAAGCGATATGCTTAACCCCTTAAAAGAAGGCATAGATGAATCGGCTGTCGCAGCTGAAAGAAATTATAACCTTGCCCTTAATTTCGCAGAGGCAGGGCTTATTGACCTGGCAATCTCAACTGCAAAAAAATCTTTGGATGCCAAACCGGATTTTTTGAAGTCAAATATACTTATCGGTTTTCTCTCTCTTCGGACAAATGATGCGGATAGCGCTGTACAGGAATTCAATAAGGCGCTTGAGATCGACCCCTTGTCGCATGACGCAAAGACAGGACTTGGAGAGGCGCTCATCGTAAAAGGAGATCTTGATAAAGCTATAAAGATCCTGTCAGATACTACTCAGGGGAGTCCTAACCCGCAAAGGACCAGTTACGAACTTGGGAAGGCGTATGAACTCAAAGGCGAGCAGGACAGGGCGATTGAGATGTATCGGAAGGCGTTTGAAGAGGCGAATAAAGGGAATGTGCTTCCGAGAAGGGTGGTTGGCTGTAAGTAG
- the serS gene encoding serine--tRNA ligase, whose translation MLDVKLVRENTDKVIEALKKRSEHTAILDKFLQIESKRRELLKAVEDDRQLRNTLSQEIGRLKKEGKDASELLEKAKKVSELTAARETELRELETLAKDELLLIPNIPHESVPVGKDETGNVELRRWGVIPEFSFEPKNHWDIGEELGILDFDRAGKITGARFVLYKGAGARLERALINFMLDLHTKEHGYTEVMPPFLVNRESMTGTGQLPKFENDLFKLEESDAKALLLIPTAEVPLTNIHREEILMEDGLPVYYTAYTPCFRREAGSYGKDTRGLIRQHQFNKVELVKFVKPEGSYDELETLTNNAEEVLKRLGLPYRVISLCTGDMGFSAAKTYDIEVWFPAQQKYREISSCSNFEDFQARRADIRFKTEGKKGTEFVHTLNGSGLAVGRTFAAILENFQQEDGSVIIPDVLRHYMGTDTISSR comes from the coding sequence ATGCTTGACGTTAAATTAGTACGGGAAAATACAGACAAGGTCATAGAGGCGCTTAAGAAGCGTTCGGAACATACCGCTATCCTTGATAAATTCCTCCAGATTGAGTCCAAGAGGAGAGAACTGCTCAAGGCTGTTGAAGATGACAGGCAGCTGAGGAACACTTTGTCGCAGGAGATAGGCAGGCTCAAGAAAGAGGGCAAGGATGCTTCTGAACTTCTTGAGAAGGCAAAGAAGGTATCTGAGCTGACAGCGGCAAGGGAGACAGAGCTGCGGGAGCTTGAGACGCTTGCCAAAGATGAGCTTTTATTGATACCGAACATCCCCCATGAATCTGTCCCTGTCGGCAAAGATGAAACCGGGAATGTTGAACTGCGGAGATGGGGCGTGATACCGGAGTTCTCTTTTGAACCAAAGAACCACTGGGATATCGGCGAGGAGCTCGGGATACTTGATTTTGACAGGGCCGGCAAGATAACAGGCGCACGCTTTGTTCTTTATAAAGGCGCGGGCGCACGCCTTGAGAGGGCCTTGATAAACTTTATGCTTGACCTCCACACGAAAGAGCACGGCTACACAGAGGTCATGCCGCCTTTTCTTGTGAATCGTGAATCAATGACCGGAACGGGTCAGCTTCCGAAGTTTGAAAATGACCTCTTCAAGCTTGAAGAGAGCGACGCAAAAGCACTTTTGCTTATCCCTACTGCAGAGGTTCCTCTCACAAATATTCACAGGGAGGAGATACTGATGGAAGACGGCCTTCCTGTTTATTACACCGCATATACGCCATGCTTCAGGCGCGAGGCAGGTTCATACGGCAAGGACACGAGAGGGCTCATAAGGCAGCACCAGTTCAACAAGGTCGAGCTTGTCAAATTTGTAAAACCCGAAGGCTCTTATGATGAACTTGAAACCCTTACAAATAATGCTGAAGAGGTTCTGAAGAGGCTCGGGCTGCCGTATCGTGTCATCTCATTATGCACAGGCGATATGGGTTTTTCCGCTGCAAAGACATATGACATAGAGGTCTGGTTTCCCGCACAGCAGAAGTACAGGGAGATATCATCGTGCTCGAACTTTGAGGACTTTCAGGCGAGAAGGGCTGATATCAGGTTCAAGACAGAGGGTAAAAAGGGAACAGAGTTTGTCCATACATTGAACGGCTCAGGCCTTGCCGTTGGCCGAACTTTTGCAGCGATACTGGAGAACTTCCAACAAGAGGACGGTTCTGTTATAATACCCGACGTCCTCAGGCATTATATGGGAACCGATACGATCAGCAGTAGATAA
- a CDS encoding M23 family metallopeptidase, which translates to MTLPEEKVTLSPEDSLRVEKEFLMQEEIWKSANEKIWDGGFVSPTDTAVSEKFGVTRIMNEKKASVHKGIDLKAGSGASVKAINSGKVVLNEDLFYGGNTLIIDHGMGLFSVYMHLSKFNVKNGDEVAKGDVIGFAGMTGRATGPHLHMSVKLQGVSVNPEALMKLAF; encoded by the coding sequence ATGACACTGCCTGAAGAAAAGGTCACGTTAAGCCCTGAAGACAGCCTGCGGGTGGAGAAGGAGTTCCTCATGCAGGAAGAGATATGGAAATCAGCTAATGAAAAGATATGGGACGGCGGATTCGTTTCACCGACAGATACGGCGGTCTCTGAAAAGTTCGGGGTAACGCGAATAATGAATGAGAAGAAGGCGAGCGTGCACAAGGGGATCGACCTTAAGGCAGGCAGCGGAGCGTCTGTCAAAGCCATAAATTCAGGAAAGGTCGTATTAAATGAAGACCTCTTTTACGGCGGGAACACACTGATAATAGACCACGGCATGGGGCTCTTTTCAGTATACATGCATCTCTCAAAATTCAATGTCAAAAACGGTGATGAAGTTGCAAAGGGAGATGTCATAGGATTCGCCGGCATGACAGGCAGGGCAACAGGCCCGCACCTTCACATGAGCGTAAAACTGCAGGGCGTGAGCGTAAATCCGGAAGCGCTTATGAAGCTGGCGTTTTGA
- a CDS encoding pentapeptide repeat-containing protein, producing MDRDGYKFDLVTQRFIINRWETETGQKVREDVIQGLKNSVEVRAILDSYVLAHPENVEPYGYPHYPKNAMTEGGFWVLTNDDLRGINFFSEDFSGSPSFEKKSLTYSSFFDCNLTDANFEMTDLSYARFDNCKMDKIILAGSGGFSTKILNSSVRNACIWKCGFRDCDFSGSDFFGAYLEDIVLEDITVNYLTRFDIKLSRSWKKRARPMEQDPDIFRAIRLAYGRAELWSLMDQYLVKEKRGQRKHILWPQFRKEKTIQTFIIWVYNLTYDLVSVYSTMPRRILSIGFAVAILFSTIYRLAGTANELPRSRAERGIKNLLLKQD from the coding sequence ATGGATAGAGACGGATATAAATTCGATTTAGTGACCCAACGATTTATTATAAACAGATGGGAAACAGAAACGGGACAAAAGGTAAGAGAAGATGTTATCCAAGGTCTCAAAAATTCGGTGGAAGTAAGAGCAATTTTAGATTCCTATGTATTAGCTCATCCAGAAAACGTTGAACCATATGGGTATCCACATTATCCAAAAAATGCAATGACAGAAGGTGGTTTCTGGGTTTTAACAAACGATGATTTGCGAGGTATAAACTTTTTCAGTGAAGATTTTTCAGGAAGCCCTTCCTTTGAGAAGAAAAGTCTTACATATAGTTCGTTCTTTGACTGCAATTTGACGGATGCAAACTTTGAAATGACCGACTTATCATATGCTCGTTTTGATAACTGCAAGATGGATAAGATTATATTGGCCGGTTCGGGGGGCTTTTCTACAAAAATACTAAATAGTTCTGTGCGTAATGCCTGTATTTGGAAATGTGGATTTAGAGACTGTGATTTCTCGGGGTCAGATTTTTTTGGAGCTTATTTAGAAGATATTGTGTTGGAAGATATAACTGTGAACTATTTGACCCGTTTTGACATTAAATTAAGCCGCTCTTGGAAAAAGCGAGCCAGGCCAATGGAACAAGACCCTGACATATTCCGAGCGATAAGATTAGCATATGGCCGAGCAGAACTTTGGTCATTGATGGATCAATACCTTGTTAAGGAAAAACGCGGACAAAGAAAACATATTCTATGGCCTCAATTCCGAAAAGAGAAAACCATCCAAACATTTATAATTTGGGTTTACAATCTGACATACGACTTGGTCTCAGTTTATTCCACCATGCCTAGGCGAATACTCTCTATCGGCTTTGCAGTAGCCATACTTTTTTCGACAATATATCGTTTGGCAGGCACAGCGAATGAACTACCTCGCAGCAGAGCTGAACGAGGTATCAAAAACTTACTGCTCAAACAAGACTAA
- a CDS encoding transposase: MKRILWGGDFWTSGYFISTVGKHGNEETIMNYVKNQGRNPKEYERIYNNKQLVLFEQ; this comes from the coding sequence GTGAAAAGAATTCTTTGGGGTGGTGACTTCTGGACATCAGGATATTTCATATCTACAGTTGGTAAGCATGGTAACGAAGAGACAATAATGAACTATGTGAAGAACCAAGGGCGAAATCCAAAAGAGTATGAGAGAATTTATAATAATAAGCAGTTAGTCTTGTTTGAGCAGTAA
- a CDS encoding two pore domain potassium channel family protein, with the protein MSRSHHPKEFFSPQVALRKSLLLLYTTFATLGYGDLHYGAEHPLLRITSTLEAFIGAVIISLFVVVLSKKILR; encoded by the coding sequence ATGTCCAGAAGTCACCACCCCAAAGAATTCTTTTCACCTCAGGTCGCCTTAAGAAAATCTCTTTTGCTATTATACACAACCTTTGCGACATTGGGATATGGTGATTTACATTATGGAGCTGAACATCCTTTATTAAGAATTACAAGTACGCTTGAAGCTTTTATAGGTGCCGTTATTATTTCACTATTTGTTGTTGTGTTATCAAAAAAGATTCTTAGATGA
- a CDS encoding PIN domain-containing protein, giving the protein MRYKVFLDTNILLSGIFFKGNESTVLDLVEVELVTSEDAVAELHKVVNKKLKYLKDRTLEIALLETQRALSDITILKRSKYNQRVKEAETLITHKKDALILASVLYAKPDYFLTGDAHFFSDKIKNIIPVLTAKEFLAKIKKR; this is encoded by the coding sequence ATGAGATATAAGGTCTTTCTGGATACAAACATACTTCTGTCAGGTATCTTCTTTAAAGGTAATGAATCCACAGTTCTTGATTTAGTAGAGGTGGAGCTTGTCACAAGCGAGGATGCAGTTGCTGAATTACACAAGGTAGTTAACAAAAAACTTAAATATCTCAAAGACAGAACTCTCGAAATCGCACTCCTTGAAACTCAACGGGCTTTAAGTGATATTACCATTCTGAAACGGTCAAAATATAATCAGAGGGTCAAAGAAGCTGAAACCCTGATAACACATAAAAAAGATGCCCTTATTCTTGCGTCAGTACTCTATGCAAAGCCGGATTATTTCTTGACCGGTGATGCACATTTCTTTTCTGACAAGATCAAAAACATTATCCCCGTGCTAACTGCGAAAGAATTTCTTGCCAAGATTAAGAAGAGATGA
- a CDS encoding M48 family metallopeptidase, with protein sequence MNTYLVLILITYLLITTFGYWLDYLNLSNLKKYGSVIPPEFEGKIDGELLTKTKNYTVEKTQFGFISSGFDNIILLLFLFGGILNIYNSWIASMQMNFILSGLAFFLLLTYAQTIISTPFSLYSTFRIEKKYGFNTMTMKLWVVDFIKSLLLSTVLMGILLSVGLLLIQKSPDLWWFYLWCFFFAFTIFMMYISPYVLEPLFNKFTPIEDEEFVDDIKNLMQKAGIKVSRVFKMDASKRSKHTNAYFSGIGKVKRIVLFDTLLEKLDKDEIIAVLAHEAGHWKKKHLLKMLAVTELIALIVMFIAYKATQSDFLIELFNINDSTFFAKIILLSFIFSIASFPFSPLFNQLSKRHEKEADRFSYELTGKTDGMIGALVKLSKDNLSNLHPHPLYALFHYSHPPVLERIRQIKGLKK encoded by the coding sequence ATGAACACATATCTTGTGTTAATTCTCATCACATATCTTCTCATAACCACCTTCGGCTACTGGCTCGATTATCTCAATCTCTCTAATTTAAAAAAATACGGCTCTGTAATCCCGCCGGAGTTTGAGGGGAAGATAGACGGCGAGTTATTAACAAAGACAAAGAACTACACGGTTGAGAAGACGCAGTTCGGTTTCATCTCTTCAGGCTTTGATAACATCATCCTTCTGCTATTTCTCTTTGGCGGAATATTGAACATCTATAACTCATGGATCGCTTCAATGCAGATGAACTTCATCCTCTCCGGCCTCGCCTTCTTTCTGCTGCTTACATATGCGCAGACAATCATCTCAACGCCCTTCAGTCTCTACAGCACATTCAGGATCGAGAAGAAGTACGGCTTCAATACAATGACTATGAAGCTGTGGGTAGTAGACTTTATAAAATCACTGCTGCTCTCAACTGTGCTGATGGGGATACTTCTGTCAGTCGGGCTGCTCCTAATACAGAAGAGCCCTGACCTCTGGTGGTTCTATCTCTGGTGCTTCTTCTTCGCCTTTACCATCTTTATGATGTATATTTCGCCATATGTGCTGGAGCCGCTATTCAATAAGTTCACGCCGATTGAAGACGAGGAGTTTGTTGATGACATAAAGAACCTGATGCAGAAGGCAGGTATAAAGGTGAGCAGGGTCTTTAAGATGGACGCGTCAAAAAGGTCAAAACATACCAACGCCTATTTCTCAGGGATCGGAAAGGTGAAGAGGATCGTGCTCTTTGATACACTTTTGGAAAAACTCGATAAGGATGAGATAATAGCGGTGCTTGCGCATGAGGCAGGGCACTGGAAGAAGAAGCATCTTTTAAAGATGTTAGCTGTCACCGAACTGATAGCGTTGATAGTTATGTTCATCGCTTACAAAGCCACGCAAAGCGATTTTCTGATAGAGCTTTTCAATATCAATGATAGCACCTTCTTTGCAAAGATCATTTTGCTCTCATTTATATTTTCAATAGCAAGTTTCCCGTTTTCACCTTTGTTCAATCAGTTATCAAAAAGGCATGAGAAAGAGGCTGACCGTTTTTCATATGAGCTGACAGGAAAAACAGACGGCATGATCGGCGCGCTTGTAAAGCTCTCAAAAGACAACCTCTCAAACCTGCATCCTCATCCGCTGTACGCTTTGTTCCATTACTCCCATCCGCCTGTGTTGGAGAGGATCAGGCAGATAAAGGGATTGAAGAAGTAA
- a CDS encoding efflux transporter outer membrane subunit produces the protein MIMFGLSGCVTVGPDYVSPKISAPDKWNAGTDVRSDDAATLEKWWSTLNDPELTSLIERAVNSSLGIREAKARVREARARRGISSAELFPTVDASGSAQRSRSSSGTENDFYSIGFDAGWEIDLFGGVRRSVEAADADLEASEEELHDVLVSLLAEVSLNYVDVRLYQARIAIAESNLAAQTETYQIAGWRNEAGLVSGLDVEEAMYNLEKTRSQIPALRSGLEQAMNNIAVLLGKDPGALYAELSEQRAIPVTPVEIAVGLPADLLRRRPDVRQAERRLAAQTARIGVATAGLYPQFSLSGSIGLEALELDDLFSYGNRTFGIGPGFRWNIFDAGSIRKNIEVQNALQEQALIQYETAVLEALHDVKNALTAYAGEQVRRQSLLNGSNAAERAVKLAQEQYSSGLIDFQALLTAQQSLLSLQDQLAGSDAEVTSNLIRLYKALGGGWTSLTPAAEDQGELIK, from the coding sequence ATGATAATGTTTGGCTTGTCAGGGTGCGTCACTGTCGGGCCGGATTATGTCTCTCCAAAAATATCCGCGCCTGATAAGTGGAATGCCGGCACAGATGTCAGGAGTGATGATGCCGCAACCCTTGAGAAGTGGTGGTCAACGCTCAATGATCCGGAGTTAACGAGCCTGATAGAACGTGCTGTGAACAGCAGCCTTGGCATACGCGAGGCCAAGGCGAGAGTGCGTGAAGCAAGGGCGCGCAGAGGCATAAGCAGTGCTGAACTTTTTCCGACTGTTGATGCCTCAGGTTCAGCGCAGCGCAGCCGGAGCAGCAGCGGCACTGAGAATGACTTCTACTCTATCGGCTTTGACGCGGGGTGGGAGATAGACCTCTTCGGCGGTGTCCGGCGATCAGTGGAGGCGGCCGATGCAGACCTTGAAGCGAGTGAGGAGGAACTGCATGATGTGCTCGTTTCGCTCCTCGCAGAGGTATCTCTGAACTATGTTGATGTACGGCTCTATCAGGCAAGGATAGCGATAGCAGAGTCAAATCTTGCGGCACAGACAGAGACATATCAGATCGCAGGGTGGCGTAATGAAGCAGGCCTTGTGAGCGGGCTTGATGTGGAAGAAGCGATGTACAACCTGGAAAAGACGCGGTCGCAGATACCTGCCTTAAGAAGCGGGCTTGAACAGGCCATGAACAATATTGCAGTATTGCTTGGTAAAGATCCAGGGGCATTGTATGCTGAACTTTCTGAACAAAGAGCCATTCCTGTTACGCCTGTTGAGATAGCTGTGGGGCTTCCCGCTGACCTGCTCAGGCGCAGGCCTGATGTGCGGCAGGCAGAGCGCAGGCTTGCGGCTCAGACAGCCCGCATCGGAGTTGCAACTGCCGGGCTTTATCCCCAATTCAGCCTCTCAGGATCGATCGGACTTGAAGCCCTGGAGCTTGATGATCTCTTCTCTTATGGGAACCGGACGTTCGGGATCGGGCCTGGTTTTAGATGGAATATATTTGACGCGGGAAGCATCAGAAAGAATATCGAGGTTCAGAATGCGCTTCAGGAACAGGCTTTGATACAGTATGAAACCGCAGTGCTTGAGGCGCTTCATGATGTGAAAAACGCGCTAACAGCTTATGCCGGAGAGCAGGTTCGCAGGCAGTCGCTTTTAAACGGCTCCAATGCTGCTGAACGCGCTGTCAAACTTGCGCAGGAACAGTATTCATCAGGGCTGATAGATTTTCAGGCCCTGCTGACAGCACAGCAGTCACTGCTCTCGCTTCAGGATCAACTGGCAGGCAGCGACGCAGAGGTGACATCTAATTTGATAAGGCTATACAAGGCGCTCGGAGGCGGATGGACATCCTTGACACCCGCAGCTGAAGATCAGGGGGAATTAATAAAATGA
- a CDS encoding efflux RND transporter periplasmic adaptor subunit: MKTDTESDIIKTLGVEHSSGHGKRWIVIIIFLLILGSALMIWWKRSENTNAPQYKTKQAARGNIIVTVTATGTLKPVNQVDVSSELSGIIKTVEADYNDQVKAGRILAKLDTEILEAKVVQSKAALDAAEAKLLETKATVEESRNQLARLKKVWDISNKKVPSQQEMDTAEAALKRAEAMETSAKAQVSEAKAALNTNKTNLTKAIIRSPINGIVISRSVEPGQTVAASFQAPVLFTMAENLTQMELYVDVDEADVGQVKEGQAATFTVDAFPDRIFEALITQVRYGSKTVGGVVTYETVLSMDNSDLSLRPGMTASADIIVKKIEDVILVPNTALRFLPVIQEEAAPSSSGGSLISKLIRPPRHSTRQPEEKSSDKNSQRVWILKEGKPFAISIVVGSSDGIMTEVLSGEIEPGMELLIDVNNIKK; encoded by the coding sequence ATGAAGACAGATACGGAATCAGACATAATCAAAACATTGGGCGTTGAGCATTCTTCAGGACACGGCAAACGATGGATTGTCATAATTATATTTCTGCTGATCTTAGGGTCTGCTCTGATGATCTGGTGGAAAAGGTCTGAAAATACTAACGCCCCGCAGTATAAGACCAAGCAGGCTGCCCGCGGAAATATCATCGTCACGGTTACCGCTACAGGAACGCTGAAACCGGTCAATCAGGTAGATGTGAGCAGCGAGCTGTCAGGCATAATCAAGACCGTTGAGGCGGATTACAACGATCAGGTAAAGGCCGGCCGGATATTGGCAAAACTCGATACAGAGATACTGGAGGCAAAGGTCGTGCAGTCAAAGGCTGCGCTCGATGCGGCAGAGGCAAAGCTTTTGGAGACAAAGGCGACTGTAGAGGAATCACGCAATCAGCTTGCGCGCCTGAAAAAGGTCTGGGATATCAGCAATAAGAAAGTACCGTCTCAGCAGGAGATGGATACGGCAGAAGCTGCATTGAAACGCGCAGAGGCTATGGAGACCAGCGCAAAGGCGCAGGTATCTGAAGCAAAAGCAGCTCTTAATACGAACAAGACAAATCTTACTAAAGCGATAATACGCTCACCTATAAACGGCATTGTTATTTCACGATCTGTTGAGCCGGGGCAGACGGTTGCGGCATCTTTCCAGGCGCCGGTGCTCTTTACAATGGCTGAGAACCTCACACAGATGGAGCTGTACGTTGATGTTGACGAGGCGGATGTCGGCCAGGTAAAAGAGGGGCAGGCAGCAACCTTTACGGTAGACGCCTTCCCCGACAGGATATTTGAAGCACTTATCACGCAGGTGCGTTACGGCTCAAAAACAGTGGGCGGGGTAGTTACATATGAAACGGTCTTAAGCATGGACAATTCAGATCTTTCATTACGGCCCGGCATGACAGCTTCGGCAGATATTATTGTCAAAAAGATCGAAGACGTGATCCTTGTGCCTAATACAGCGCTGCGTTTTCTGCCTGTGATCCAGGAAGAGGCGGCTCCCTCTTCAAGCGGCGGCAGCCTTATCAGTAAACTCATACGTCCGCCAAGACATTCAACAAGACAGCCTGAGGAGAAGTCCTCGGATAAAAACTCACAGCGCGTCTGGATATTAAAGGAAGGCAAGCCTTTTGCCATATCAATTGTTGTAGGCTCATCCGATGGGATAATGACAGAGGTTTTGTCCGGTGAGATTGAACCAGGAATGGAATTGCTGATCGATGTGAATAACATAAAGAAATAA